The genomic window CAAGGTCATCTATTTCAAACGGCGGGTGTACCGCGAAGCGCTCAAGGAACTTCGGCCCCTGGTGTTCCCTGTGGACGAAGCTGCCGGCGGTAGCTGAGCCAAACTCAGAACGGCTTCACGACTGCCAGGATAACGATCGCAATCAGGAACAGGGCCGGCACTTCGTTGAAGAAGCGGTACCACGTGTGCGAACGCGTGTTGTGGTCGGCGGCAAAGACCTTCACCAGGTGACCGCAGTAGAAGTGGTACGCGATCAGGAAACTCACCAGCACCACCTTGATGTGCAGCCAGGTCGCATCGAGCAGCTTGTCGGTCGGCAGTTGCGACGCGAGAAACAATCCGAGCGTCACGGTCGCACCGCCGCCGATACACATCATCACGTAAAGCTTGCGCTCCATGATCTTGAAACGTGCCAGCGTGATTTGGTCGCTTGCCGGGGTCAGGGCGTGGTGGACAAACAGTCTCGGCAGATACAGCAATCCTGCGTACCAGCTCACGACGGCCACCACATGGAATGCCTTGATCCAGAGCACGCCGGCTCAACCCGCGTGGAGCATCGATTCGATCTTGTTGTGCAGCAGGTCCATGTCGAGCTCGCCGATCTTGTGGAAGACAATCTTGCCGTTGGCGTCGACCAGGAACGACGTGGGCGTGAGCGAGACATCGCCGAAGGCCTTGCCGATCCGGCCGTCCACGTCCAGTGAAATCGGGTAGGGCACGGCCCGCTGACGGGTCAGCTCGAGCACCTGGTTGGGTGGGTCGTAGTACATCGCCACGCCCACGATCTCAAAGCCGTCATCGTTGAAGGTCTCGTAGAGCTCGGCCAGGTGTGGCATTTCAGCAACACAGCCTATGCAGGTCGTGGCCCAGAAATTGACTAACAGAGGCTTGCCCCGCAATGCCGTGATGTCGACCCGTTGCCCCTCGAGTGTGGTGAAGGTGACGTTCGGCGCGGCCCGCGCACCGGTGGGGGCCAGCCACAGCCAGGCTGCGGCGAGTACGACACACCCAAGGGCGAGGTAGGTGAAACGATCGCGGGAGAGTTTGGTCATAGTCAGTTGTGTCGTGAAAAAAAGGATACGACGCGATAGGGACTCGCCACGGGCGCGTCGGTTCAAGCCGGCGGCGTCGGGGCATAGACTAGCGTGTAGGCGTCTTGACCGTCATCTACACTGTCGGCAAGAATACCCGAGCCATTTACTCGGTTATTGAACAGCGGAGGGTGTGCCATGAGCGCGGACGCGGTGGGGCAGGCCACAGACGACGACGGCTTGGTGTTTACAGAAGCCGCAGCGGGCAAAGTCAGTGAGTTGATCTCCGAGGAGGGCAACCCGGAGCTCATGCTGCGTGTGTTCATTTCCGGGGGTGGCTGCTCGGGTTTCCAGTACGGGTTCACGTTCGATGAATCCATCCAGGACGGCGACACCGAAGTGGTCACAGCCGGCGTGAAGTTGCTCATCGACCCCATGAGTATCCAGTACCTCGGCGGCGCCGAGATCGATTACACCGACGGTCTTGAAGGGGCGCAGTTCGTGATCCGCAACCCCAACGCCGTGACCACCTGCGGTTGCGGGTCCTCCTTTTCGGTCTGACTCAGACCGCCTCTGGCGGCAGGTAGAGCCCGCCGAGCGGCGTCGCAGCGCGCGCGCCCGTGACACTCGGGCAGTTGGCAGGCACGCCGGCCAACCGCTGCCGAGCGAGCCACGCCATCAACAGCGCCTCCACCCAGTCGCCGTCCACGCCGTGGCTGTCAGTGGGCACGACTGCGCAGTCGACGTGGGCTCGCAGTCGTGCCATCAGCGCGGCGTTGTGCCGACCCCCGCCACAGACCAGCAGTTCAACGCAATTCGGCAGCGCCTGTGCGAGAGCGTCGGTGACGGTGGTGGCGGTCAATTGCACCAGCGTTGCAAGCACATCGGCGTGCGCGAGGTTCCGTGTGCCGATCGCCGATTCCAGCCAGCCAAGGTGAAATTGCTCTCTGCCTGTGCTCTTGGGCGGTGACTGTGCGAAGAACGGGTGGGATCGAAGTTGGCGCAGCAGGGTGGCGTCGGTGGCACCGCTGGCAGCCAGCTGCCCGTCGGCATCGAAAGCGGTGCCGAGGTGGGCAGCACACCAGGCGTCCATCAGGGCATTTGCCGGGCCCGTGTCGAACCCGGTGATCGGGGCGCCGTCCGTGGGCAGCAGGGAAAGGTTGGCGATGCCGCCCAGGTTGAGCACCGCGCGCGGCGCCGTGTCGGAGGCGAACAGGGCGGCGTGCAGGGCCGGCGCCAGCGGTGCACCCTGGCCGCCGAGTGCAATGTCGGCGCGCCGCACGTCCGCCACAACCGGCACGCCGGTGGCCACTGCCAGCCGTGAGGGGTCGCCGAGCTGCACGGTGAAGGGCGGGTCGGCGGTGGGCGCGTGGTAGACCGTCTGGCCGTGAAAACCGATCGCACGCACGTCTGTGGGTGCGATGGTGTGGGTCGATAGCAGCGCAGCGACGGCTTCGGCGTGAGCGCTCGCCACCTGCGCGTCGAGCGCGAAGAGGTGGTCGAACTGTGCGCGGCCCGCCCGAGTCAGGGCGAGCAGATCGTGTTGCAGCGCCGCTTGCAAGGGCTGCGAATGCGTCGCGACGATGTGTGGGCGGCCGTGTTGCCAGTGTGCAGCGACTGCGTCGATTGCATCGACGCTGGTCCCGCACATCAGGCCTACGTAGAGCCCATCCACATCAGTCTGCAAGTGCGACCGTCGGCAGTTGCAGGGCGTTGAGCGCGTAGCGCGGCTGCTCGCTCTGCGCCTTGAACCGGGCGAGTTCGGTCTTGGGCAGCGATTCCGCGCCGGGGAACTCGACGGTCTGAGGATCCTTGTGTTGGCCGTTGACGCGAAACTCATAATGCAGATGCGGCCCCGTTGCAAGCCCGGTCTTACCCACGTAGCCGATCACCTGGCCCTGTTCTACCCGATCACCCAGCTTGAGGCCCTTGCGAAATCTCGACATGTGTGCGTAGAGCGTCGAATACTTGCGACCGTGTTGCAATATGATTGTCTTGCCGTAGCCGCCCTTGCCGCCGATGAAGGTTACCTTGCCACGGCCCGTGGCGAAGATGGGCGTGCCGCTGGCAGCGCCGTAGTCGACGCCCTTGTGCGCGCGGATGGTGTTGAGCACCGGGTGGCGGCGGCGCAGGTCGAATTTCGATGTGATTCGGACGACTTCGAGCGGGTTTCTCAGGAACTGCTTCTCCAGAGAGCGGCCGTCTTCGGTGTAGTACGCGCCCTTGTACCCGTCGCGGTGGTAGAAAAACGCGCGGTGCGCCTTTGCTCTGCCGCTCAGTTCAACCGCGACGACCCGGCCGGTGCGTTTCATGTCGCCGTCGGCAAACAGGCCTTCGTAGACGATCTTGAAGGTGTCGCCCGGTCGGATGTCCATGGCGAAGTCGACGTCCCACTTGAAGATATCGGCGACCTGCATGATCAGTGCGTCGGAAACGCCCGCATTCGACGCTGCGAGGAAAATCGAGTTCTCGATGCGCCCTGCAGCTTGCATGAGGCGTTTGTCGAATCCGAGAGACTCTTTCCGGGCGATGAAGCCGTCTGCGCTGCGCGATGTTTTGAGGCGGTGTTCCTTGTCAAGCTCGTAGCTCAGCGAGAGCAGTTCACCGGCGGTGCCGAGTTCGAACACCAGTTGCTCACCGGGGCGCAGACGGTTGAGTTTCTCGGTGACATCTGTGGTCTTCAGGAGCAGCGAGATATCCTGTTGCGGAATGCCAAGGCCGTCAGCGATGTCACTGAAGGTGTCACCCGATCGCACGGTGATTGTGGCAATCTGGTTGCCGGAATCCAGAGTTGCGATCTGGTCACGTGGTTCGGCATCCACGGGTTCGATGGCAGGTGCCTCTGGTGCTGTCGTCTCGACCGTCGCTGCCAACTCGCTCGGCAGCGGTGCCGAGGCTGGTGCCGGGAGAGCGGCAACCAGGGTGCGTGCCCGGCTCTCGGCAGTCAGTGCGCGCAGGCTTGCCATACGGAGCAACCGCGCGGCTTCGTCCGGCAGCGCGTTGCCTGCGCCAAGAGGTGTGATGGACGGTTCAGCCACTGGCGCACGCCCATCGGGTGGCTGGTCGAGCGAGGCATCCTCGGCGGGCATTCGCACCTGCGGGGGTGAGAAGTAGGCATATTGAATGGTCAGCGGCGTTTGCTCGACAGGCGCGTGTGCGTCGAATGTCGGCTGCGGCAACCACCCTTGTTGGAAAGCAGCGCCGAGCGCGGCGGCGCACGCCACGACGCCGAGTGTCACCAGAGCCAGACCGCGGAAGCGAGGCGTTTCCTGGCGGGGGTCGGTTCGGACCGCCATCGGACGGGAGGCTGTGTTACCCCGTCGCGTGTTGAGGATGCGGGGGCGGGGGCGTGATGGGGTTCGAATGGTCACGTTGCTCAAGGCCCGGCAAGGCGTTCTGGGCAGCAGTCTGCCCGGTTGGGACGTCACATCCCAATTAGTTTCGCATCTCAGGGCTCAGAAATCAATGATATCAATAGGTTGCAGGGGGTAGTTC from Pseudomonadota bacterium includes these protein-coding regions:
- a CDS encoding TlpA disulfide reductase family protein, with the translated sequence MTKLSRDRFTYLALGCVVLAAAWLWLAPTGARAAPNVTFTTLEGQRVDITALRGKPLLVNFWATTCIGCVAEMPHLAELYETFNDDGFEIVGVAMYYDPPNQVLELTRQRAVPYPISLDVDGRIGKAFGDVSLTPTSFLVDANGKIVFHKIGELDMDLLHNKIESMLHAG
- the erpA gene encoding iron-sulfur cluster insertion protein ErpA translates to MSADAVGQATDDDGLVFTEAAAGKVSELISEEGNPELMLRVFISGGGCSGFQYGFTFDESIQDGDTEVVTAGVKLLIDPMSIQYLGGAEIDYTDGLEGAQFVIRNPNAVTTCGCGSSFSV
- a CDS encoding anhydro-N-acetylmuramic acid kinase, giving the protein MDGLYVGLMCGTSVDAIDAVAAHWQHGRPHIVATHSQPLQAALQHDLLALTRAGRAQFDHLFALDAQVASAHAEAVAALLSTHTIAPTDVRAIGFHGQTVYHAPTADPPFTVQLGDPSRLAVATGVPVVADVRRADIALGGQGAPLAPALHAALFASDTAPRAVLNLGGIANLSLLPTDGAPITGFDTGPANALMDAWCAAHLGTAFDADGQLAASGATDATLLRQLRSHPFFAQSPPKSTGREQFHLGWLESAIGTRNLAHADVLATLVQLTATTVTDALAQALPNCVELLVCGGGRHNAALMARLRAHVDCAVVPTDSHGVDGDWVEALLMAWLARQRLAGVPANCPSVTGARAATPLGGLYLPPEAV
- a CDS encoding peptidoglycan DD-metalloendopeptidase family protein translates to MAVRTDPRQETPRFRGLALVTLGVVACAAALGAAFQQGWLPQPTFDAHAPVEQTPLTIQYAYFSPPQVRMPAEDASLDQPPDGRAPVAEPSITPLGAGNALPDEAARLLRMASLRALTAESRARTLVAALPAPASAPLPSELAATVETTAPEAPAIEPVDAEPRDQIATLDSGNQIATITVRSGDTFSDIADGLGIPQQDISLLLKTTDVTEKLNRLRPGEQLVFELGTAGELLSLSYELDKEHRLKTSRSADGFIARKESLGFDKRLMQAAGRIENSIFLAASNAGVSDALIMQVADIFKWDVDFAMDIRPGDTFKIVYEGLFADGDMKRTGRVVAVELSGRAKAHRAFFYHRDGYKGAYYTEDGRSLEKQFLRNPLEVVRITSKFDLRRRHPVLNTIRAHKGVDYGAASGTPIFATGRGKVTFIGGKGGYGKTIILQHGRKYSTLYAHMSRFRKGLKLGDRVEQGQVIGYVGKTGLATGPHLHYEFRVNGQHKDPQTVEFPGAESLPKTELARFKAQSEQPRYALNALQLPTVALAD
- a CDS encoding CopD family protein, encoding MLWIKAFHVVAVVSWYAGLLYLPRLFVHHALTPASDQITLARFKIMERKLYVMMCIGGGATVTLGLFLASQLPTDKLLDATWLHIKVVLVSFLIAYHFYCGHLVKVFAADHNTRSHTWYRFFNEVPALFLIAIVILAVVKPF